A section of the Sebastes fasciatus isolate fSebFas1 chromosome 5, fSebFas1.pri, whole genome shotgun sequence genome encodes:
- the mob3a gene encoding MOB kinase activator 3A has product MSMALKQVFNKDRTFRPKRKFEPGTQRFDLHKKAQASLNAGLDLKQAVQLPHGEDLNDWVAVHVVDFFNRINLIYGTISDSCTDQTCPVMSGGPKYEYRWQDERNYKRPTALPAPKYMSLLMDWIEVQINNENIFPTNVGTPFPKTFMQVAKKILSRLFRVFVHVYIHHFDRVSQMGAEAHVNTCYKHFYYFVVEFNLTDHKELEPLKEMTSRMCH; this is encoded by the exons ATGTCCATGGCGCTGAAACAAGTCTTCAACAAAGACAGGACATTTCGGCCCAAGCGCAAGTTTGAGCCCGGGACGCAGCGCTTCGACCTGCACAAGAAGGCACAGGCGTCTCTGAACGCGGGGCTGGACCTGAAGCAGGCCGTGCAGCTGCCCCACGGCGAGGACCTCAACGACTGGGTGGCCGTCCACGTGGTCGACTTCTTCAACCGCATCAACCTCATCTATGGCACCATCAGTGACTCCTGCACTGACCAAACCTGCCCCGTCATGTCCGGTGGGCCCAAGTACGAATACCGCTGGCAAGACGAGCGCAATTACAAGAGGCCGACGGCGCTGCCGGCCCCCAAATACATGAGCCTGCTCATGGATTGGATTGAGGTACAAATCAACAATGAGAACATCTTCCCCACCAACGTTG GTACTCCCTTCCCTAAGACCTTCATGCAGGTGGCTAAGAAGATTTTGTCCCGTCTGTTCCGGGTGTTTGTCCACGTCTACATCCACCACTTTGACCGCGTGAGCCAGATGGGGGCTGAGGCTCACGTCAATACCTGCTACAAGCATTTCTATTACTTTGTCGTCGAGTTCAACCTCACGGACCACAAAGAGCTGGAACCTCTG aaaGAGATGACCTCTCGGATGTGTCACTGA